In a genomic window of Chryseobacterium sp. G0162:
- a CDS encoding FkbM family methyltransferase → MSLYQKIAEKLQYISPDFYKKRYFKTLNNLNKDNFSERNVEPELVWIKEYLPKNAVILDIGANVGTFLYQLENKLDHEHIYAFEPNKKLYTRLKRLFPTMRVLPLALSDENTIAEFKVPIINGKTIASRGTLNTDYKEKGEEKSYTEKVKVIKLDEWAALEHFNRLDFIKIDVEGNEIKTLSGAKETIRQFMPTLMVEMEQRHHQTPIWNEISEVERWGYEVKYLNRNTFTLETLTENILLQNTNDEKNKTQYINNIIFIPKNP, encoded by the coding sequence ATGTCTTTATACCAAAAAATTGCAGAAAAACTACAATATATAAGTCCGGATTTTTATAAGAAAAGATATTTTAAGACCTTAAACAATCTTAATAAAGATAATTTTTCGGAACGCAATGTAGAACCGGAACTGGTATGGATCAAAGAATACCTTCCAAAAAATGCTGTAATACTGGACATTGGCGCCAATGTAGGAACTTTCCTATATCAACTGGAAAATAAATTAGACCACGAGCATATTTATGCTTTTGAGCCTAATAAAAAGCTTTACACCAGACTGAAAAGATTATTCCCCACGATGAGGGTACTTCCTTTGGCACTTTCTGACGAAAATACAATTGCGGAATTCAAAGTTCCCATTATCAACGGAAAAACCATCGCTTCCCGTGGAACCTTAAATACGGACTACAAAGAAAAAGGCGAAGAGAAAAGCTATACTGAGAAAGTAAAGGTTATCAAACTGGACGAATGGGCTGCTCTGGAACACTTCAACCGACTGGATTTTATCAAGATTGATGTTGAAGGCAATGAAATAAAGACTCTTTCGGGAGCTAAAGAAACCATCAGACAGTTTATGCCTACTTTAATGGTTGAGATGGAACAAAGGCATCACCAAACACCTATATGGAATGAAATCTCTGAAGTGGAACGCTGGGGATATGAAGTAAAGTACCTGAACAGGAACACCTTTACCCTTGAAACCCTTACAGAGAATATTCTGCTACAAAATACAAACGACGAAAAAAATAAAACTCAGTACATCAACAATATTATTTTTATACCTAAAAACCCTTAA